The following DNA comes from Desulfovulcanus ferrireducens.
TTTTTTGCCAAACCCCCGGATCCGAAGGCCATGATTAAAACTATTATTGATCTGGCTAATATTGCTCGCAGGGAGAGCTTAGTGGCTTTGGAAAAGGCCTCTGTTGAGGATCCCTTTTTAAAAAAGGGAGTACTTATGGTTGCTGACGGTACAGAGGAACAAACAGTACGGTCAGTTTTGGAAATTGAGATAGCCTTTATGAAGCAAAGACACCAGATGGGCCAGGAAATTTTTAAATCCATGGGCACTATGGCCCCGGCTTTTGGTATGATAGGAACCTTAATTGGTTTGGTTAATATGCTTCAGAGCCTAGATGATCCTTCTTCCATTGGTCCGGCCATGGCAGTGGCCCTTTTAACCACTTTTTATGGCGCGGTTTTGGCCAATGTTGTTTTTTTACCTATCGCTAAAAAACTTGAACATAGAAGTGCAGAAGAAGTTTTGTTTATGGAAATAGCTGTTGAAGGAATCATTTCTATTTTGAACGGAGAAAATCCACGCATTACTCAGGACAAATTAGAAGCCTTTCTGGCTCCTGCCTTGCGTGAGGGTAGTGATAGTTAATTTTATAGGCAGTAAGTAGTAATTGGCAAGACTTTGAGTTTTAACTAGTTGTTGGGAGTGATTACGTTTTATGCCCAGAAAGCAGGAAGAATGCAAATGTGAAGAAGGGCTGCCCGGTTGGTTAGCTACTTTTGCTGACCTCATGTCCCTGCTTTTGACTTTTTTTGTGCTACTCTTATCCTTTGCCAATATGGACATACAAAAGTTTCAGGACATGTTAGGTTCCATTAAGGATGCCTTTGGTGTACAGGTGCAAAGAAAGCAAGCTGATTATATAGCCTTTTCGCCCTCCCAATTTGAGCGTAAGGATATTTCTCTGGACCAAAATGCCCGATTGCTCTTGGGAATGGTCTTGCGAATCAAGGCCATGCTGGATGAAGATAGAGTTCTTAAAAAAAATGTGGATGTAACCCCCGACGATCAGGGGGTGCTTATACGGGTGAACAGCGGTCTTATGTTTGAGCCGGGGAGTGCCAAGCTTAAGCCAGAAGCTGCGAAGGTGCTGGAACGGGTGATCAAAATTTTAAAGGAGTACAATTTTGATCTTATAGTCCGCGGCCATACTGATGACCGGCCGGTTCGTTCAGGTAAATATCCGTCCAACTGGGAGCTTTCAGCAGCAAGAGCAGCAGCAGCCTTGCGCTATATAGTGGAAAAAGGCGGCATTAATCCCTCCAGGTTAAAAGCTGTTGGTTATGCTGACACCAGGCCTCTTGTGCCCAATAATTCCGAGAGTAATAGAGCCATAAATCGGCGAGTAGAGTTTTACTATCATCGACCTAAGGTTGAAGGTTGGTAAGTCTAGTAATGGCTGACAGGTTAAAAGGCAAAGAGATAGAAAAATTGTCTTGATTTTTTAGGCTCTTTACTTTTGCCCTTTCGTCTAATCCCAATAAAAGCAACAAACTCAATGAACTCGACAAACCCAACAAACACAACTGATTTTGACATTGTTGTTGACACAGGTGAGCAAAAGGTCTGTTTATTAGGGCCTTACGGGGTTAAGCGGATAGAAGAAGAAGTGCGGCAGCTTGTAAAGCAGAAACAGGTGTTGCCTGTTTTGGTTGGGTCCGGCACAAAAGAAATTTTGCATACGGTTTTAGAGGCTTGGTCCGGGCCTGTGGCAATTGTCGATAAAGAAGAAAAGATTCTGGTTCAGACTAAAGTTTTTGAGGAGTTTGGACAAAAAAAAAACATTTTTTGGGTACGCGAGTATAATGCTTCCAGAGCCTTAAAAAAATTGACCGCGTGGCAGATGGATCATGGCGGC
Coding sequences within:
- a CDS encoding motility protein A produces the protein MDIGTLIGILLGFGLIIGSIILGGSLGAFIDVPSILIVVFGTVAVTFIMFPMGTVFGAIKVMLKAFFAKPPDPKAMIKTIIDLANIARRESLVALEKASVEDPFLKKGVLMVADGTEEQTVRSVLEIEIAFMKQRHQMGQEIFKSMGTMAPAFGMIGTLIGLVNMLQSLDDPSSIGPAMAVALLTTFYGAVLANVVFLPIAKKLEHRSAEEVLFMEIAVEGIISILNGENPRITQDKLEAFLAPALREGSDS
- a CDS encoding OmpA/MotB family protein; protein product: MPRKQEECKCEEGLPGWLATFADLMSLLLTFFVLLLSFANMDIQKFQDMLGSIKDAFGVQVQRKQADYIAFSPSQFERKDISLDQNARLLLGMVLRIKAMLDEDRVLKKNVDVTPDDQGVLIRVNSGLMFEPGSAKLKPEAAKVLERVIKILKEYNFDLIVRGHTDDRPVRSGKYPSNWELSAARAAAALRYIVEKGGINPSRLKAVGYADTRPLVPNNSESNRAINRRVEFYYHRPKVEGW